The nucleotide window CGCGCGCGGCCGGCTGCCACACCGTCTGCACCACCCGGCCGCGGGGGTCGCCGAGGAAGGTCTGTCCCGCGTAGAACGTGCCGCCCGCGTCGTTGGCGCCGTGGTCCATCCGCCGCACCGCGGTCCGCGGCAGGAACGTGGTGCCGTCGAAGTCGCCGGTCACGTACTCGCCGCTCGCGTCGGTCAGTACCCACCGCCGGTCGGCGGCGTTGCCGTCGACGGGCAGCTGGAACATGTCCGGGCACTCGAAGAACCAGCCCGCCGCGTACCGGCTGCGCCAGGTCCAGTTCAGCAGGTCGGCCGAGGTGTAGAAGTCGGCGCCGTTGCCGCCGCCGTCCGACCACATCACCATCACCCAGCGCCGCGACGGCTCGTGCCAGAACACCTTCGGGTCCCGGCTGGTGCCGGCCGGGACGGCAACCTTGCGGCCGCCGCCGTACGTCTGGAAGGTCCTGGCGCCGTCGAGGCTGTAGTGGATCGTGGCGCCGTTGGTGCCGGAGAAGACCAGGATCGGGTCGTCCGCGCCGTTCTTGAGGCCGGTCACGTTGGCGGTGTCCACCACCCCGTTGCCGGACCAGAGGTCGCCGGCGTGCACGCCCGGCTCGAGGGCGATCGGCTTCTGCGTCCAGTGCACCAGGTCCGGGCTGGTGGCGTGCCCCCAGTGCATCGTGTCCCAGGCCAGCCCGTGCGGGTTGTGCTGGTAGAAGAGGTGGTACTGCCCGCGGTACCAGAACGAGCCGTTGGGATCGTTCATCCAGCCGGCGCGCGAGCTGAAGTGGAACTGCCCGCGGAACGCCTCGTCGTACGAGGTCGCCGGGTAGGGGAACTCGGGATAGTCCGCGGGGGTACCGGCGGCGGCGGGGTGTGCGGGCATCATCACGGCGGCGAGGGCGAGCAGGACGGCGGCGACGAGCCGCCGGTAACGGGTGCCCATGGCCAAACTATAGACCGATATCAATGTGGACGCCTATGCGACACAAGGCATCTCACGGGAGCGCTCCCACATCCAAGCCCGCATGAAGAAATTGATGGCGCTTATCGCCGCAGCGATCACGTTCACCGTTCTGGCGGCCGCTCCGGCATCCGCATCGAGTCCGACCATCGGGTGCTTGGGGTTCGACAACGGACGGGAATGGACGCAGCAGTGCTTCCAGGCCGGCGAGATGCCCGTTGCCGGCACCTCGGATGACTGGCTGGACGTCGTGAGCTTCGACCCCGAGAGCCGCGAGGTCTGCGGGCAGGCCTACGTCATGGACCGCGGCTGGCAGCAATGGCAGTGCGGTGTCGGCCCCGTGCTGTTCGGCCAGGAGGACCGGGCCATGGAGGCCCTGACCATCTCCCTGCCCGGACCAGGGAAATTCTGCATGCAGGCCTATATGGAGGAGTACGGCTGGCAGGGGTGGCAGTGCGGACTGGAGGGCAACCGCGTCACGGTCGGGAACGCCAACGGCGGCTGGGGCATCCGGGCGGTCATGTTCTATTACAGCTACCTGTGGTGACCTACCGGCGCCGGGACCCGCGGACGAGCGCGAACACGATGCCGGCGACAGCGAGCATGCAGATAGCGAGGGCGGTCAGTTCCCAGGGCTTCACGGAGATCATGCGCCGGAACCCTAGCGTCCGGCCCGGACCGCGCGGTAGTCAGGGTTTGCGGTAGACGGAGACGTGCGACGGCGATTCGGCGGTGAACTCCGTGCCCCGCCAGTCGGCGTGCCTGTTCTCGAGTTCGAGGCCGGCGAGCTGGGCCATGAGGTCCAGCTCGGCCGGCCAGATGTAGCGGTGCGGGCTGCGGTAGAGCCGGGCCTGCCTGCTGTCGTCGAACCTGAAGTGGTGTGACACCACGTGCTGCCGCAACGGATCGTAGGTGTCCAGGCCGATGTAGCCGGGCTCGGAGGCGAAGACGGTCGCCGGCTGCCCGGGCGGGAGCCGGCGCAGCTCCGGCACCCACAGCTCGATCACGAAGCGGCCGCCGGGCGTGAGGTGGCGGGCGGCATTACGGAAGCACGCCACCTGTTCGGACTGCGTCAGCAGGTTCGAGATCGTGTTGTAGACGAGGTAGACGAGCGTGTACTCCCCCGGTGCCACCGTGGTGGCCATGTCGCCGGCCAGGACGGGGATGGTCGCCTCGTCGGCCTTCTCGCGGAGCCGGGCGAGCATCGGCCGGGACAGCTCGATGCCGGTGACGGGCACGCCGCGGCCGGCCAGCGGCACCGCGACGCGGCCGGTCCCGACGGCGAACTCCAACGCCGCTCCCCCGGCGGCGAGTTCGGCGAGGCGGTCGACGACCGGCTCCAGCACCTCTGGCGCGAACATGCCGGAGTCCGTCGTGTCATAGCGTTCGGCCGCGTCGGCGTCCCAGAGGTGCTCCTGCCACATGGGACCCACCATGTCCGCGGCCGGTCCGCGTGTCCATCGAATTGCGGGGGCGGCCCTAGATGTCGAGGCCGGCGAAGATCGGGGCATGGTCGGAGTCGGGTGCGCTGCGTCGTTCCGCCGGGTCGTCGCCGACCGAGGGCAGCCTGCGGTCGGTGACGGTGCGGACCTCGCGCACCTTGTCGATCAGGGCGTGGCTGACCATGATGTGGTCGATCAGCTCCGGCTTTCCCTCGTACACGCGGGTGAAGCGGGTCTCCTCGGGGATCAGCGGTGCCAGGTTCCACAGCCGGGAGGTGTCGCCCCGGTCGGGCCGCCGGAAGCCGGCCGTGCCGATCTGCGAGCCGGGCGGGCCGTACAGGATCTGGGTCGTGGCGGCCGGCGGCTCGTCGTTGAGGTCGCCGACCAGGATCACGCTCCGCTCGCCGGCGCCGTGCAGCAGGTCGTCGACGGCGACGCGGACGGTCACCGCCTCCGCGGCACGCCGGTAGAGGGCGTACGCGGCGTAGCGGGCCCGCTCGGCCTCGTTGCGCGGCCAGAACCGGCTGGTGCCGTTGGGTCCGGGGAACGACAGCAGCTTCGACTTCAGGTGGCAGACCAGCATTGTCACGCTCCGCCCGCCGGGCAGGTCCACGTCGACGCCCAGGACGCCGCGGCCCATGCCGCCGACCGTCTTCTGCGGGTCGTCACCGCCCTGCACCGGGCGCAGCAGCGGCGCGAACGTCGCGGTGTCCGTGACCACCCGCAGCGGGTGCCGGGAGATCACCGCGACGCGGATCGGGCGATGCGGCTCGAAGTGGGTGGACAGCTCCGCGTGCCAGTCGCCGTCCAGCAGGGCGACGAGGTCGGCGAGGGCCTCCGGCTGCCCGACCTCCTGGAGGCCGAGCACGTCCGGCGCGGCCGCGTTGATGGTCGCGGCCAGCGCGGCCAGCTTGCCGTCGTAGACGGCCTTGTCGTCGGGCCCGAACTCGGCATCGGGCCAGAACAGGTTCTCCAGGTTCCAGGTACCTACGGTGATCACCACTTGCCTCCCGGACGCGCGCGGGACGTGCCTGGAGGACATCATCGCCCCGGCGCGCGTGCGGCGCTGTCGCCTACCCGATCGGCTACTGCATCACCGTGACCGGCGCGTGCGCGGACGAGGCGGTGCACCGGTAGACCTGGAGTGTGTATCCGCGTCCGATGACCACCCGGGTCGGGTTGTTCTCGGTCGACCCCTCCTCGTCGGCGGGGCGCCAGGTGATGCTGTCGGGGTCCCATTCGTCGGCGATGGTGAGCAGCGGCTCGAGCGGGGCACCGCAGCACCGCAGCTCGTCGGGGTCCGCGGGGTCCCGGAACGTGAAGAAGGCGGCCCAGCCACCGACCTTCCAGCCCGGTGCGACCGACAGGTTGCCCTGGTAGCGCGGCTGGTCCGGCGCCGGGGACGCGAGCAGCTCCCGCTCGCGGGCGATGACGCGTTCCGCCAGCTCCTCGGGCAGATCGTGGTAGGCGGGATACTCGACGACCCGCTCCGGATGCAGGACGCAGGGTTCCGGCACGTAGTCGCCGTTGCCGATGTAGGCGGGCTCCGGCGGGTCCGCCGGCACGTCGGTCACGGTGCCCGACCGGCGCCACCTCAGCCGCACCTCCGCTCCGGAATCCATGATCTCGTCGAACGGGCACCACAGCACCTGGAGCAGGTCCATGCCGTCGGGACAGGGCAGGCCGGGGACGTCGCGGGCGTAGAGCTGCGCCAGCGGGATGAGCGGCTGCGGCTCCGCCGGCAGCAGCGCGAGGTCGTAGCCGGCGGAAATCCGGTCGATCACCGCCTGCTCATCCGGGGTGAGCAGGTTCGTCCGCGGCGGCCGGGGCCGCTGCCAGGCCTGCGCGAGGACGCGCCGGCGGGTGCGGACGTCCCGCAGCGTCGTCAGCTCGTACGGCCGGTGCGTCCCGGTGCAGACCGGCCAGTCCTCGCCGGCCGGCCACAGCAGCGGCCCGCCGACCGAGCTGTCGTGCACGGTCGGCGCACCGGGGCGCGGATGCAGGCGGGTGGCGGTCCTGGCACGGCCCGCCAGCTCGGGGAAGAGCGAGACCACATCCAGCGGACGCGGCGGCGTCGTGCGAGTCATGATCCGCATCCAACCACGCGCCGGATCAGAGGTGCAGGCTGAAGGTCGTCAGCAGGCGGCCCTCCACGGCGGACCGCGGGATCGGGCCCCAGTGGCGGGAGTCCCGGGAGACCTCGCGGTGGTCGCCGAGCACGAACAGCTCGCCGGGCGGCACCACGACCGGCGCGCCGCAGTCGTACGTGCCGGCTCCGCCGTCCAGGTAGGGCTCGTCGAGCGGCGTGCCGTCGAGCTCGACCACGCCGTCCCGGCAGGCGACGGTGTCGCCCGGCAGGCCGATGACGCGCTTGACCCCGTGCCGGCCGGGTTCCTCCGGCAGCGCGAACTCGACGATGTCACCGCGCTCGATCCCGGTCACCCGGAAGCTCGCCTTGTCCAGCAGGAAGCGGCCCGCGACCGGCACGGTCGGCTCCATCGAGCCGCTGGCCATGTACCGCGCGGAGAGCGCGAACTGGTTGAGCACGAACGCCGCGGCCAGCCCGACGACCGCCGCCGCCAGGACGAGTCGCGGTATGCGTACCGCCGTCCTCGCCCTGCGCTCGTACCAGACGGCGCGGAGGCCGCCCACCGCCCAGCGCAGGCCCTCCCACCGGCCGGTGGTCTGGTCGAATTCGGCCAGGACCGCCTCGCTCCAGGGACCGCCCCGGTCGCCGCGCCCCCGCACCGCGGCGGCAAGGACCGCCCGGGTGACCCGCCGCATCAGGCCTCCCTCGGCGTGAACGTGGCGGGCCGGGCCTTGCGCGCCGCGCTCGCCAGCCGCTCCTTGGCCAGGGCGATGCCGTCGGCGGTGAGCCGGTAGGTGTGCCGGGGCGGCCGGCCGGGCTCGTCGGAGGGCTCCCAGCCGGCGTCGAGCAGGTGCTGGGCGGCGAGCCGCATGAGGATCGGGTAGAGGGTGCCGGACGCCAGGCCGGTCTCGCGGCTCAGGTCGTAGCCGTATCGGTGGCGGGTCGGGTCGGTGAGCAGCGCCTCGAAGAGCCGCAACGTCTGCGGCGAGGCGTGAGGTGTCCTCGGCATTCCGAAACTCTACATAACTCGACTTACGGTGGGAAGGTGAAGATGACGGGATGCCCCAACCGATTCTGCGCACCGACCGGCTGCTGCTGATCCCGCTGGCGGACCGGCATCTCGACCTGGAGGTGGAGCTCGACTCCGATCCGGAGGTGCTGCGCTACATCTGGGGACGGGCCCGGACTCCGGACGAGGTGCTCGCCTCGCATGAGCAGCGGATGGCGTCGGCCGAGCAGGTCGACGGCCTGGGCTACTGGATAGCGTTCGGGCCGGAGGGCGAGGACGACGGCGAGTTCGTCGGGCTCATGATGCTGCCGCCGGCGCACGGCCCCGATCAGCCCGCCGACCCGGCCGTCTGCGACCTCGGCTACCGGCTCCTGCGCCGCCACTGGCGGCGGGGCCTGGCCACCGATGCGTCCCGGGCCTTGCTGCGACACGCCTTCGACACCGTCGGGCAGAGCCGGGTGATCGCGCAGACCATGGCGGTGAACCGGGGGTCGCGCGGCGTCATGGAGGCGATCGGCATGCGGCACGTGCGGACCTGGTTCCCCACCTGGGACGACCCGCTGCCGGGCGCGGAGGCGGGCGAGGTCGAGTACGAGATGACCCGTGCGATGTGGGACGGCGGCCGGCGGCCGTCGACGCCTACGATGCCCTCGTGATCACCGCTTTCACCGCCGTCGGCCGCTGGCGGCGTCCGTTCCTGCTCGCCGTGCTGCCGCTCGCCGTGGCGCTGGGCGTGCTCACCGAGTCGGACGACCGGGCCACCTGGCTGCCGTCCTTCGGCGTCTGGGCGGCCCTGATCGTGGTGCTGCTGACGCTGTCCCTGGTCGCCGCGGTGCGCTACCGCTCCGCGACCCTTGTCGCGCGGCCGAAGGAGCCGTCGTTCGCGGCCCGGCCGAACCCGGCACCGGTCTTCGTCGCCGCGGTCGTCCTGATCGAGGGCAGCATCCTGCTGGCCGACAACATCCACGACATCGTGGACGGCGAGGAGCTTTCGGTGGTCCTCGGCGTGCCGAACATCGTCCTCTGGACCGCCGTCGTGCTGGTCCAATGGCGGCTGACCTGGGGCTGGTGGGGTGTGCACCTGGGGCCGGACGGCGTGCACGACCGGCAGGTGCTCGGCTCCCTGTTCATTCCCTGGGACGCCCTCGTCCCCGCGTACCCGGCCCTGCCGAGCGGGCGCCGGATCGCCTTCCACCTCCAGCGGCCGGAGCTGGTCCGCCGCCGGGGCATCCATCCCGGCGGCGGCAGCGTCCAGGCGGGCAGCGTCGACGCGGTGTTCCTGGCCCGGGCGATCAACGAGTACCTGAACCACCCCGGGCACCGCCCGGCCATCGGCACCGAGGCGGAGCTACGCCGGCTCACCGCCGCCGCGGGCTGATCCGAACCAGCGCCGGAGGTGGTCGTCCAGGTCCCGCTGATCGTCGCCGATCCAGGCGACGTGGCCGTCGGGGCGGAGCAGGACGGCCGGAACATCCAGCGCCGCGGTGTGATCGCCGAGGTGATCGACCCGGTCCGACCAGCCGCCGGCGGTCAGGCGCTCGGTGCGGTCCAGCAGCAGGCCACGGCCGCGGTGCAGCTGACCGTAGAGGCGGCCCTGCTTCACGTCGATGTCGCGCAGGCGGCGGCCGAGCAGGTCGGTGCCCGGGCCGAAGTCGTAGCGGATGCCGATCGCGGTGATCTTCTCCAGCAGGAGGCGGTTCACCTCGTCGAGGTCCATCAGCTCGGTGAGCAGCCTGCGCACGGCCTCCGGGCCCGGCCCGGCGGACAGCAGTTCCGTCTGTGCGCGGGTGTTGTCGAGCACCTGCTCGGCGACCGGATGACGTTCGGCCTGGTAGGTGTCGAGCAGCGTCTCCGGCGCCCAGCCGCGTACCTGCGCGGCCAGTTTCCAGCCGAGGTTGAAGGCGTCCTGAACGCCCAGGTTGAGGCCCTGCCCGCCGATCGGCGGATGGATGTGCGCGGCGTCGCCGGCGAGCAGCACCCGCCCGACCCGATAGCGGTCGGCCAGCCGGGTGGCGTCCCCGAAGCGGGACAGCCAGCGCGGTGAGTGCACGCCGAAGTCGGTGCCGGCGACGGCGCGCAGCTGTCGCTTGAAGTCGTCGAGGGTCGGCGGTTCCGCGCGATCACTGACCCCTTCGGCGGGTACCACGACGCGATAGACCCCCGGGCCGGCCGGGCTGAGGCTGAATCGCCTGTCGCGAATCTCCTCCTCCGGCGGCGCGCCCAGGGACATCTCCCCCATCAGCGTCTCGTTGCGCGCGGGCTCGCCGGGGAAGCCGACGCCGAGCAGCTTGCGCACCGTGCTGCGCGCGCCGTCGCAGCCGACGAGGTAGCGGGAACGCAGCCGTTCCCCGTCGGCCAGCTCGACGGTCACGCCCTCGGCGTCCTGGTCGAAACCGGTCATCGTGGCACCGCGCCGGACCTCCGCGCCCCGCTCGACCGCGTGCCGCTCCAGCAGCCCCACGATGACCGGGTGCGGTATGCCCAGCAGGTAGGCGTGCGCGGAGTCCAGGTCCGCGGGCGCGGGCTTGTCGATGGCGGCGAAGTAGGCGCCGGCCGGACGCCGCCGGCCGCGTTCGAGGACGCGCTCCAGGAGCCCGCGCATCGCCATCAGCTCGATGGTGCGGATGTGCAGGCCGACGATGCGGACGAACGACGCGGGCTCGGTGTCCCGCTCCAGGACGAGCACCCGCACGTCGTGCAGCCGTAGCTCGGCGGCCAGCATCGCGCCGGCCGGGCCGCACCCGGCGATGATCACATCGGTGTTGAACATGATGTTGCCCTTCGGGAGTGTCTGGCGCTCCCGGCGACGGCTACGTCGATCGCCCGACCGTGACGGGATCGGGGAGCACCCACATCGATACAGCGTTCATGGGGTCTCACCTCCTCGGGCGGTGTCGCGGTCAGCAGCAAGCTACAAGCACCGCGGAGCGGCGTCCAGTCCTTTCCGGTCCGGCTTGATATAGACGTTAATAAATATTGACAAGGTCCGTAACGAACTGGAAACTCCGTGAGAGCGCTCTCACGGACACCATACCCTCCCCCGAAAGGCCGTTTCCATGCCGAGTTCCGCGTACAGATGGCGTCGCCGGTGGCTCGCCGCCGCCGCAGTCCTGATAGCCGGCGGCACCTCCGCCGTCTTCGCCATGCACGCCGACGCTGCCGTGCCGTCGGCACCGTCCGGCATGTCCCTGGTCTTCAGCGACGACTTCACCGGGGCCGCCGGCACCGGCCTCAACCGGTCCAACTGGCTCTACGACATCGGCACGTCGTATCCGGGCGGCGCCGCCAACTGGGGCACCGGCGAGATCGAGACGATGACCGACTCGACGCAGAACGTCTACCAGGACGGC belongs to Amorphoplanes digitatis and includes:
- a CDS encoding class I SAM-dependent methyltransferase, which encodes MWQEHLWDADAAERYDTTDSGMFAPEVLEPVVDRLAELAAGGAALEFAVGTGRVAVPLAGRGVPVTGIELSRPMLARLREKADEATIPVLAGDMATTVAPGEYTLVYLVYNTISNLLTQSEQVACFRNAARHLTPGGRFVIELWVPELRRLPPGQPATVFASEPGYIGLDTYDPLRQHVVSHHFRFDDSRQARLYRSPHRYIWPAELDLMAQLAGLELENRHADWRGTEFTAESPSHVSVYRKP
- a CDS encoding endonuclease/exonuclease/phosphatase family protein translates to MITVGTWNLENLFWPDAEFGPDDKAVYDGKLAALAATINAAAPDVLGLQEVGQPEALADLVALLDGDWHAELSTHFEPHRPIRVAVISRHPLRVVTDTATFAPLLRPVQGGDDPQKTVGGMGRGVLGVDVDLPGGRSVTMLVCHLKSKLLSFPGPNGTSRFWPRNEAERARYAAYALYRRAAEAVTVRVAVDDLLHGAGERSVILVGDLNDEPPAATTQILYGPPGSQIGTAGFRRPDRGDTSRLWNLAPLIPEETRFTRVYEGKPELIDHIMVSHALIDKVREVRTVTDRRLPSVGDDPAERRSAPDSDHAPIFAGLDI
- the lepB gene encoding signal peptidase I, translated to MRRVTRAVLAAAVRGRGDRGGPWSEAVLAEFDQTTGRWEGLRWAVGGLRAVWYERRARTAVRIPRLVLAAAVVGLAAAFVLNQFALSARYMASGSMEPTVPVAGRFLLDKASFRVTGIERGDIVEFALPEEPGRHGVKRVIGLPGDTVACRDGVVELDGTPLDEPYLDGGAGTYDCGAPVVVPPGELFVLGDHREVSRDSRHWGPIPRSAVEGRLLTTFSLHL
- a CDS encoding PadR family transcriptional regulator, whose product is MPRTPHASPQTLRLFEALLTDPTRHRYGYDLSRETGLASGTLYPILMRLAAQHLLDAGWEPSDEPGRPPRHTYRLTADGIALAKERLASAARKARPATFTPREA
- a CDS encoding GNAT family N-acetyltransferase translates to MPQPILRTDRLLLIPLADRHLDLEVELDSDPEVLRYIWGRARTPDEVLASHEQRMASAEQVDGLGYWIAFGPEGEDDGEFVGLMMLPPAHGPDQPADPAVCDLGYRLLRRHWRRGLATDASRALLRHAFDTVGQSRVIAQTMAVNRGSRGVMEAIGMRHVRTWFPTWDDPLPGAEAGEVEYEMTRAMWDGGRRPSTPTMPS
- a CDS encoding FAD-dependent monooxygenase, with translation MFNTDVIIAGCGPAGAMLAAELRLHDVRVLVLERDTEPASFVRIVGLHIRTIELMAMRGLLERVLERGRRRPAGAYFAAIDKPAPADLDSAHAYLLGIPHPVIVGLLERHAVERGAEVRRGATMTGFDQDAEGVTVELADGERLRSRYLVGCDGARSTVRKLLGVGFPGEPARNETLMGEMSLGAPPEEEIRDRRFSLSPAGPGVYRVVVPAEGVSDRAEPPTLDDFKRQLRAVAGTDFGVHSPRWLSRFGDATRLADRYRVGRVLLAGDAAHIHPPIGGQGLNLGVQDAFNLGWKLAAQVRGWAPETLLDTYQAERHPVAEQVLDNTRAQTELLSAGPGPEAVRRLLTELMDLDEVNRLLLEKITAIGIRYDFGPGTDLLGRRLRDIDVKQGRLYGQLHRGRGLLLDRTERLTAGGWSDRVDHLGDHTAALDVPAVLLRPDGHVAWIGDDQRDLDDHLRRWFGSARGGGEPA